In Callospermophilus lateralis isolate mCalLat2 chromosome 18, mCalLat2.hap1, whole genome shotgun sequence, one DNA window encodes the following:
- the Has1 gene encoding hyaluronan synthase 1: MTQDVPKPTAAARRCSGLARRVLTIAFALLILGLMTWAYAAGVPLASDSYGLLAFGLYGAFLSAHLVAQSLFAYLEHRRVAAAARRAAARGPLDAATARSVALTISAYQEDPAYLRQCLTSARALLYPRARLRVLMVVDGNRAEDLYMVDMFREVFADEDPATYVWDGNYHQPWEPAAAGAVDAGAGAYREVEAEDPGRLAVEALVRTRRCVCVAQRWGGKREVMYTAFKALGDSVDYVQVCDSDTRLDPMALLELVRVLDEDPRVGAVGGDVRILNPLDSWVSFLSSLRYWVAFNVERACQSYFHCVSCISGPLGLYRNNLLQQFLEAWYNQKFLGTHCTFGDDRHLTNRMLSMGYATKYTSRSRCYSETPSSFLRWLSQQTRWSKSYFREWLYNALWWHRHHAWMTYEAVVSGLFPFFVAATVLRLFYAGRPWALLWVLLCVQGVALAKAAFAAWLRGCLRMVLLSLYAPLYMCGLLPAKFLALVTMNQSGWGTSGRRKLAANYVPLLPLALWALLLLGGLVRSVAQEARADWCSPSRVAEAYHLAAGAGAYLGYWVVMLTLYWVGVRRLCRRRSGGYRVQV; the protein is encoded by the exons ATGACACAG GATGTGCCCAAGCCCACCGCAGCAGCGCGTCGCTGCTCAGGCCTGGCCAGGCGAGTGCTGACCATCGCCTTTGCCCTGCTCATCCTGGGCCTCATGACCTGGGCCTATGCCGCCGGCGTGCCACTGGCCTCCGATAGCTACGGCCTCCTGGCCTTCGGTCTCTACGGAGCCTTCCTCTCGGCGCACCTGGTGGCGCAGAGTCTCTTCGCGTACCTGGAGCACCGGCGGGTGGCGGCTGCGGCGCGGCGCGCGGCCGCACGGGGCCCCCTGGACGCGGCCACCGCCCGCAGCGTGGCGCTAACCATCTCCGCGTACCAGGAGGACCCGGCGTACCTGCGCCAGTGTCTGACGTCCGCTCGCGCCCTGCTGTACCCGCGCGCGCGGCTGCGCGTGCTCATGGTGGTGGACGGCAACCGCGCCGAGGACCTCTACATGGTCGACATGTTTCGCGAGGTCTTCGCCGACGAGGACCCCGCCACCTATGTGTGGGACGGCAACTACCACCAGCCCTGGGAACCTGCGGCTGCGGGCGCGGTGGATGCCGGCGCTGGCGCCTATCGGGAGGTGGAGGCCGAAGATCCCGGACGACTGGCGGTGGAGGCGCTGGTGAGGACGCGCAGGTGCGTGTGCGTGGCGCAGCGCTGGGGCGGCAAGCGCGAGGTCATGTACACGGCCTTCAAGGCTCTGGGCGACTCTGTGGACTATGTGCAG GTCTGTGACTCAGACACCAGGCTGGACCCCATGGCACTGCTGGAGCTGGTGCGGGTGCTGGATGAGGACCCCCGGGTAGGGGCTGTTGGGGGGGACGTGCGAATCCTCAACCCTCTGGACTCGTGGGTCAGCTTCCTGAGCAGCCTGCGGTACTGGGTAGCCTTCAACGTGGAGCGTGCTTGTCAGAGCTACTTCCACTGCGTGTCCTGCATCAGTGGTCCCCTCG GCCTATACAGAAACAACCTCCTGCAGCAGTTCCTGGAGGCCTGGTACAACCAGAAGTTCCTGGGCACCCACTGCACTTTTGGGGATGACCGGCACCTCACCAACCGCATGCTCAGCATGGGCTATGCTACCAA GTACACCTCCAGGTCCCGCTGCTACTCCGAGACGCCCTCTTCCTTCCTGCGCTGGCTGAGCCAGCAGACGCGCTGGTCCAAGTCCTACTTCCGCGAGTGGCTCTACAACGCGCTGTGGTGGCACCGGCACCACGCGTGGATGACCTACGAGGCGGTGGTGTCCGGCCTCTTCCCGTTCTTCGTGGCGGCCACCGTGCTGCGGCTCTTCTACGCCGGGCGCCCGTGGGCGCTGCTCTGGGTGCTGCTGTGCGTGCAGGGCGTGGCGCTGGCCAAGGCGGCCTTCGCGGCCTGGCTGCGTGGCTGCCTGCGCATGGTGCTGCTCTCGCTCTACGCGCCGCTCTACATGTGCGGCCTGCTGCCCGCCAAGTTCCTGGCGCTGGTCACCATGAACCAGAGTGGCTGGGGCACCTCCGGCCGCCGCAAGCTGGCCGCCAACTAcgttcctctgctgccgctggccCTCTGGGCCTTGCTGCTGCTGGGGGGCCTGGTGCGCAGCGTGGCCCAGGAGGCCAGGGCCGACTGGTGCAGCCCCTCCCGGGTGGCCGAGGCCTACCACCTGGCGGCCGGCGCCGGCGCCTACCTGGGCTACTGGGTGGTGATGCTGACCCTGTACTGGGTGGGCGTGCGGAGGCTTTGCCGGCGGCGCAGCGGGGGCTACCGCGTCCAGGTGTGA
- the Spaca6 gene encoding sperm acrosome membrane-associated protein 6, whose translation MAPLSLVSAVPSVLLALLVLRASTWACLLCFTSYAERFRLCKMWARGPRVEQCQEAFTAAFKGLSNVEINYWERSHLQDAFTQMAHSLQEAAAAQGSFEDAFPAAAEEMRKAILQLKEVQPCVPPCGVQEVARRFFCNKCFSSLCKLPLDCPVQDVTVNRGEQAMFSCVVGFQLPPEEVTYTWKFAAGGMRTRDVSYFREVPQARGYLARIRPVQPKHRGTFSCVIKHDQRPLARLYFFLNVTGPPPRGETDLQAAFREVVSWAPRDAEMIEPWRPSLGELLARPEALTLGNLCMLAAVAALASAMATMLVWMFFRWYLSGN comes from the exons ATGGCCCCGCTGTCCCTGGTGAGCGCTGTCCCGTCTGTCCTGCTGGCCCTGCTGGTCCTCCGGGCATCCACCTGGGCCTGTCTCCTCTGCTTCACATCCTATGCTGAGCGCTTCCGCCTCTGCAAGATGTGGGCCCGGGGCCCCCGGGTCGAGCAGTGCCAGGAGGCCTTCACGGCTGCCTTTAAGGGCCTCTCCAACGTGGAGATCA ACTACTGGGAGAGAAGCCACCTGCAGGACGCCTTCACCCAGATGGCCCATTCCCTCCAGGAAGCGGCGGCCGCCCAGG GGTCCTTTGAGGACGCCTTTCCTGCTGCTGCAGAAGAAATGAGGAAGGCCATTCTACAGCTTAAAGAAG TTCAGCCCTGCGTCCCTCCCTGCG GGGTCCAGGAGGTCGCCCGGCGTTTCTTTTGCAACAAGtgcttctccagtctctgcaaacTTCCGCTGGACTGTCCAG TTCAGGACGTGACGGTGAATCGGGGGGAGCAGGCTATGTTCTCTTGTGTCGTGGGCTTCCAGCTGCCGCCCGAGGAGGTCACCTATACCTGGAAGTTCGCTGCGGGAGGT ATGCGCACTCGGGATGTGTCCTACTTCCGAGAAGTGCCCCAGGCCCGAGGGTACCTGGCGCGGATCCGGCCAGTGCAGCCCAAGCACCGCGGCACCTTCTCCTGCGTGATCAAGCACGACCAGCGCCCCCTGGCGCGCCTCTACTTCTTCCTGAACG TGACGGGCCCGCCCCCGCGCGGCGAGACGGATCTCCAAGCAGCGTTTCGGGAAGTGGTGAGCTGGGCGCCACGGGACGCGGAAATGATCGAGCCCTGGCGGCCCAGCCTGGGCGAGCTGCTGGCCAGGCCCGAGGCTCTGACGCTGGGCAATCTCTGCATGCTCGCAGCTGTAGCCGCCCTGGCATCTGCGATGGCGACCATGCTGGTGTG GATGTTCTTTCGATGGTACCTCAGTGGCAACTAA